From Salinicola endophyticus:
GCCTATAACGCAACGAAATCTTGAGACATGCTGCGAGGCGCCAAGCTCACTCGGCACAGGTGGTATCCGAGTATTCATGATACCTCATAAGCCACCCCTGTAACCTACTAACTCGATTGGATGATTTGTCGTTACTCTCTATCCGGTACATTTTCTCGCGACAGACATCAGACCGGTTGGGGGAGATAAGTCGCAGCCCTTTCACTCATTAGACTTAGGAAAAATACATCCCAATCACTCCCCCATGTCCCTGTCAGGTCGCACCATTGCACCGCGATCAGCGGCTCAGCTCGACCTCACGGGTCTTGCCATCGCGCAGCGTGACCTGCTTGATGATGATCGGGCTGCGCGACTCACCGCCGGGCAGCAGCACGCTACCGGCCACGTAGAACACCCCGGCGGGAATGCCGCGCACCACGAAGTAACCGTCGGCATTGGTCTTGGCGTAGTGGGTGTAGTCGCGCGCTCGCGGGTCGGCCGGCTCGATCCGGCGACCGGACAGTGCGACATCCGCGGCCTCGGCGGCATAGCGTGTCGCCGGCGCCACCGAAATGGTTTCGTTGGCACCCACGATCGTCTGACCGCCCGGCATGGTGTAGCTCAGCCGCCCCTGCACCGCTGCGGTACCGTGTTTCTCGAGCTTGGCGTACTCCTCGGCCGGAAACGCGATCTGACGCTTGACCACGTTCTCGTCGCGGGACTGGCCGCCGAAGATATCGGGCATCTTGAAGCTGCTGGTGGAAAAGCTGTCGCACCCGGTCAGCCCCAGCATGATCAAAAAGGGTAACAGCCAGGGCCGCCACTGTGTCAGCGTCATCTTCGACTCCTTGAATGCAACGCGCGCGTTAGTGACCGGACATTCATCACCGAGGTAAACCACGACGAACGCTTATCTTACGTCACGTCGCACTGTCGATCTGTCCGACAGTGTCACCCAGGGTAACTTGCGAGTTCGATTGTAAACGACAATCACGCAGAGATTACGCAAGCGTTGTCGCCTCTGGGCGACAGTCTGATCGAACCACTGGGCGACAGTTTAATCGGACCGCTGGGCAACGGCTTGATCGAGAGAGCCGATTCACGGGGTCCGCGGACTCAGCGTCAGATGGTCGGCACGAATCTGAATATCGAAGCGGCCGAGAAAGCTCATCCCGAGCAGCACCATGTCATCGCCGATACCGGCATGGATTGACCCCGCCACCTGGCGCACGGCAAGACCGCCCAGACGCACGCTGTCGAGCGTGGTGAGGTGCCCCTGGACGCGTCCATTGGCTGTGTTGAAGGTAGCCGCAGGGCCGGGTTGCAGACCTAGACGCTCGGCCAGCCCACGCGACAGCGAGACATAGGTGGCGCCGGTATCGAGCAGGAAGGTGACCGGCTGGCCGTCGATCTCGCCCGGGGCGACGAAGTGGCCGGCGGCATTGCGCGCCAGAGAGACCGGGGCGCCGGGGGCGGCTTGACTGGAGAGCTCGAGATTGGGGTTGGCACGCCGGCTTTCGACGCCGCGAAACCACCACACCGCCAATGCCAGCATCACTACCCAGCACAGCAGCATCATCCCGAGTCCGAGACGCCGCGTGGTGTGTTGCGCGTCAGCCATCGGCTCGCCTCCCATACGAACTCATCGGGTTCGGTGCGGCGCTCAGCGTGGGATCGAGGGTATCGGTGCAGGTCAGGCTGACCTCGGCCAGCACGTGTCCGCGCATCGCTGCGCGGACACGATTTAACTGCGATTGATCGACATGCCACCATCGACCAGCATCGCGCTGCCGGTCATGAACCCGGCATCCTCCGAAGCCAGGAACAGCGCCGCGCGAGCGAGTTCTTCCGGCCGCGCCAGACGCTTGAGCGCGTGCATCTGCGCCACTTGCGCCAGGGCCTCCGGCGTATCGTTCATCGCCTCCGCCATCGGCGTCTGCGTGCCGCCAGGCAATAGCGCATTGACGCGAATGGCATGCGGACCGAACTCCGCCGCCAGCGCCTGGGTCAGGCCGATCAGGCCAGACTTGCTGGCAGCGTAGGCGGCGGTGCCGGGGAAGCCGACAGTGTAGCCAACGAAGGTGGACGTAAAAATCAGCGAACCGCCACCGCGTGCCAGCATCGCCGGAATCTGATGCTTGGCACCGAGGAAGGCCGCACTGAGGTTGGTGTCGAGCGTCTCGCGCCACGCCTGTGCATCCAGTTGGGGGGTCGGAATCAACGTCCCGAGCGTGCCGGCGTTGTTGAACGCGATATCCAGACCACCGAAACGCTCGATCGCCAGAGCCACCAGCGCCTGCGCATAGGGTTCGTCGCGGACGTCGCCGGCCAACCAAGCAGCCTGACCGCCGGCATCGACGATCTGTGCGGCGACGGCCTGCAGCTCCGCACCGCGCCGTGCCGCCAGCACCACACAGGCGCCCTCGCTCGCAAATAGCCGCGCCGCGGCCTGACCGATCCCGGAACTGGCGCCAGTGATTAGCGCGATCTTGCCTTGTAAGCGTTGCATCCATGTCTCCATTGGGTCGAAGGAACATGGATGATCGACGATGGGCCACCTCGCTACTCGCCGTTTTCGGACCTGGCAGTGGAGAAATGGCGATGGGACCCACGCGGGCGGTAGCGCAGGGTCTTCTGCGCCACGGCTTCTTCTTCGTTATCCAAGCCCCCGGCCATGGTGTGCAAGCCCAGGTCATTGGACAGGCCGATAAGCGAGCGCACCATCACGCCCTTCTGTTCGCCGAGACAGCCCCTCGATGGGCTCGCCGCGGTTGTCGCTAAAGCGCATGACGCTCTCCTGTCTCTCCGGGGGGATCGCCCGC
This genomic window contains:
- a CDS encoding carboxypeptidase regulatory-like domain-containing protein, translating into MTLTQWRPWLLPFLIMLGLTGCDSFSTSSFKMPDIFGGQSRDENVVKRQIAFPAEEYAKLEKHGTAAVQGRLSYTMPGGQTIVGANETISVAPATRYAAEAADVALSGRRIEPADPRARDYTHYAKTNADGYFVVRGIPAGVFYVAGSVLLPGGESRSPIIIKQVTLRDGKTREVELSR
- a CDS encoding retropepsin-like aspartic protease; the encoded protein is MADAQHTTRRLGLGMMLLCWVVMLALAVWWFRGVESRRANPNLELSSQAAPGAPVSLARNAAGHFVAPGEIDGQPVTFLLDTGATYVSLSRGLAERLGLQPGPAATFNTANGRVQGHLTTLDSVRLGGLAVRQVAGSIHAGIGDDMVLLGMSFLGRFDIQIRADHLTLSPRTP
- a CDS encoding SDR family oxidoreductase, producing the protein MQRLQGKIALITGASSGIGQAAARLFASEGACVVLAARRGAELQAVAAQIVDAGGQAAWLAGDVRDEPYAQALVALAIERFGGLDIAFNNAGTLGTLIPTPQLDAQAWRETLDTNLSAAFLGAKHQIPAMLARGGGSLIFTSTFVGYTVGFPGTAAYAASKSGLIGLTQALAAEFGPHAIRVNALLPGGTQTPMAEAMNDTPEALAQVAQMHALKRLARPEELARAALFLASEDAGFMTGSAMLVDGGMSINRS